Below is a genomic region from Persephonella hydrogeniphila.
CTTTGGCAAAAGCGGCATTTCCGCCTAACGCTACACCGGCTCCTGAAGCTGATAAAGCTTTCAGGAAATCCCTTCTTGTAAGTGCCATATATCTTACCTCCTTATTGGTATCTTGTTTTATAAACAACCACCGCCACCACCGGCTGCAGGTGGTGTGTACTCACCCTCATCCTCAGGATAGCCCTCATCATCCCATGCAACCATTCCACCTTTCAGGTTCTGAGCAAAAGGAAACTTCTCTGCACATTTTTTGAATATCTCTGGATCTCCATCTTTTGAGACAATTACAGTTGGAAGATATGGATTTATTTGTGGGAGAGCTTCTTCAGGTGTTTTAGATTCATCACAGTCAGGGAATGGAATCGCTCCCGGTATATGCACCCCAGTGTAGTAGTCTGTCTCTTCAGCCTCGTCTTCTTCCTCTTCTGGAACTTCGTATGGTCTGACGTCAATAATCTGGATGTTTATTTTTGGATTTCCTAACTTTTTGTAAAGCTCTTCAACTGTTATTGGAATCTGCTTTCTCAGTTCAATATCCTTTTTACCAAAACTCAGAAGCAGTCCTGAAAGAACTACTATAATTCCAATATAAATAATCCTTTCAATCTTAGGATTCATCACTCTTCGCCTCCTTCAGAAGAAGCTTGAACTGTTTGATGAAGCTGCTGTTCCAACTTTGATATATCAGCTTTCATTCCAATAATCCCAACAATGAGTACTAAAATTGCTGTCCAGAATAAAATTCTTTCAACCATACTCATTTTTTATACCTCTCATATATTAGTCATAAACTTCGTCTGATTCTTTTTTGGCCTGAAGGAATTTACTCCATCTACCAAAGTAAATGAGGTTTGCAGTCAGAACACCTACCACAAAATAAGTTGCAGACTGTGCCATAGAACCTACAGAAAGAGTTGGGTATGCAGATATAAATGCACCTGTTGTACATCCTCCACCTATCATAGCTCCAAGTGCGAGGAATATACCTGCAAAGAATACAAGAATTAATCTTACCCATGGGAATGGAGTTACACTTTTTGCAAATGCTGGTGGAACAGGGTCAAATTTAAAAGTTCCAGATAATATAGCACTTAGAAATGCTCCTGGTAGAACACCTATTATAAGACCAGCGTGCCATATTATTGACTCACTAATTTTTGGCACTACAGAGAGTGGGTGTCCCAGTAGATCAGCCATCCATGCAACAAATGCAAGTGCACCCCCTGAAAATCCAAGGTACTCTCCCTGTGCTGTAGCCCAGGCAATTATTAAACCTGCTAATATACCTGATATAGCCCAGTGCCACTCCCCTCTTAAAGCCTGTATAAAGTTACCTGCAGGCTGGTCATAACCGAGCTTTTTAGCAGGGTCTAACCAGTCTGCAAGTAATGCAAAGATCACAAACAGGATACCCCACACCACTGCAAGAGGTCCGTATGGAAGACCTA
It encodes:
- a CDS encoding rhodanese-like domain-containing protein, yielding MNPKIERIIYIGIIVVLSGLLLSFGKKDIELRKQIPITVEELYKKLGNPKINIQIIDVRPYEVPEEEEDEAEETDYYTGVHIPGAIPFPDCDESKTPEEALPQINPYLPTVIVSKDGDPEIFKKCAEKFPFAQNLKGGMVAWDDEGYPEDEGEYTPPAAGGGGGCL
- a CDS encoding YeeE/YedE thiosulfate transporter family protein gives rise to the protein MEHLSHLIMGLITGGLFGIVLHKVGAIRYSRVEGMLLLRDLKIMKFAFMAIATTSIIYGLADIFGVAEETNLLPRIMPYLGIAHLVGGFLFGIAMASAGFCPGTCVARVGAGKFISMAGVVGLILGIVIYANIQPWLVDVGILGTREKITLYGVLGLPYGPLAVVWGILFVIFALLADWLDPAKKLGYDQPAGNFIQALRGEWHWAISGILAGLIIAWATAQGEYLGFSGGALAFVAWMADLLGHPLSVVPKISESIIWHAGLIIGVLPGAFLSAILSGTFKFDPVPPAFAKSVTPFPWVRLILVFFAGIFLALGAMIGGGCTTGAFISAYPTLSVGSMAQSATYFVVGVLTANLIYFGRWSKFLQAKKESDEVYD